In the Chroococcidiopsis sp. SAG 2025 genome, one interval contains:
- a CDS encoding ABC transporter substrate-binding protein — MSRKNETVLLLLSLLITLGLVGGGALLFSNFFGKSFVGIGDRSNSTATDGTSATGKPISFGEKTLFSGKILPAKQEGIEAIAARNWSVATEKLQAALTQNRNDPETLIFLNNAKIGARKSYAIAVVVPTGTSPNGSLEVLRGVAQAQTETNQTGNINGVPLKVAIVNDNNQEDQARQVASTLVNTPEILAVIGHWASQVTLAVAPIYDEGKLVAISPVSTSVKLSGISPYIFRTVPSDYIAARALANYMLTNLQQKNAAVFFNPQSAYSQSLKSEFVTAVLLGGGKVTSEFDLSDPSFSPANSINQAIKQGAKVLMLAPNTGSSTSIIDKALQVVQVNRRRLQLLGGDAIYNSTTLEVAGDAAVDMVVAIPWDIDTDPKSQFVRQSRQFWGAEVNWRTALAYNATKALTAAMQKSATREGIQQTLSSIDFSTPGAANPVQFLPSGDSNASVQLVQVVRQVNTSTGYDFVPVRQ, encoded by the coding sequence ATGTCGCGTAAAAATGAAACAGTGCTTCTGCTACTATCGCTACTAATTACGCTCGGATTAGTAGGGGGAGGAGCTTTACTATTCAGTAATTTTTTTGGCAAATCGTTTGTCGGTATTGGAGATCGATCTAACTCGACTGCTACAGATGGTACTTCTGCAACTGGAAAACCAATTAGTTTTGGCGAGAAAACGTTATTTTCAGGGAAGATATTACCAGCAAAACAGGAAGGAATAGAGGCGATCGCGGCTCGAAATTGGAGTGTTGCAACCGAGAAATTGCAAGCAGCATTAACACAAAATCGCAACGATCCCGAGACCCTAATTTTCCTTAACAATGCCAAGATAGGCGCTCGCAAAAGTTACGCAATTGCTGTTGTCGTTCCCACTGGTACTAGTCCTAATGGGAGTTTGGAAGTTCTACGTGGCGTTGCGCAGGCACAAACAGAAACAAATCAAACTGGGAATATTAATGGCGTTCCCTTGAAAGTGGCGATCGTCAACGACAACAATCAAGAAGACCAAGCTCGACAAGTTGCTTCAACTTTGGTTAACACTCCTGAAATTTTGGCAGTTATCGGTCACTGGGCAAGTCAAGTCACCCTTGCCGTTGCACCTATATATGATGAGGGAAAGTTAGTCGCGATCTCTCCTGTCAGTACTTCTGTTAAACTTTCCGGCATCAGTCCCTACATTTTTCGTACCGTTCCCAGCGATTATATTGCTGCAAGAGCTTTGGCAAATTATATGCTGACCAATTTACAGCAAAAGAATGCTGCTGTTTTTTTCAATCCCCAAAGTGCTTACAGCCAATCCTTAAAATCTGAGTTTGTCACAGCGGTTCTGCTTGGAGGTGGGAAAGTCACATCTGAGTTTGACTTATCAGACCCTAGTTTTAGCCCAGCTAACAGCATTAACCAAGCCATCAAGCAAGGGGCAAAAGTCCTGATGTTAGCACCTAACACTGGGTCTAGTACTAGCATTATCGACAAAGCCCTACAGGTCGTGCAAGTAAACCGCAGACGATTGCAACTTCTAGGTGGCGATGCCATTTACAACTCAACCACGCTTGAAGTCGCGGGAGACGCGGCTGTGGATATGGTAGTTGCTATTCCGTGGGATATTGATACCGATCCGAAATCTCAGTTCGTGCGTCAGTCACGACAGTTTTGGGGAGCTGAGGTCAACTGGCGTACTGCTCTTGCCTACAATGCAACCAAGGCTTTGACTGCGGCAATGCAGAAGTCTGCCACTCGTGAAGGGATTCAACAAACTCTTTCCAGTATTGATTTTTCCACTCCTGGCGCAGCTAATCCAGTGCAGTTTCTTCCTTCTGGCGATAGTAACGCATCGGTACAGCTAGTACAAGTCGTGCGTCAAGTCAATACAAGTACTGGCTATGATTTCGTACCAGTGCGACAATAG
- a CDS encoding serine/threonine-protein kinase: MEVFCTRLGCPRPLNHFADLDNSAILKTTEQKYCTCCGMPLILQGRYLPVKLLGQGGFGAAFLARDRYTPGMRQCVVKQFKPSGDLSATQLMTAQTLFEREAVVLEQLGDRHDQIPDLLAFFELSVPSWQPNKQERFFYLVQEFIDGETLEAELESQGRFSESQVLQLLYAILPVLQFVHEQKAIHRDIKPSNIIRDRHGKLYLLDFGAVKQVTSQVGGAQSASTGIYSMGFAPPEQVSGGEVYPSTDLYALAVTAVNLLTGKKPTDLYDAGRNQWHWRMHVEVSNGLASILTKMLSAQPQQRYQSAATVLAALHQLDRPTPTPPTPPPITRRPSFALWEVLTGAAFSGFEGALLAIALSSLFPTPAIGWAIAAVILSGLVFALSRRWIEKVDLLIISVISLIIVVFIPALHANLNVSSILVLAIGGGLIAVALTALFKIIYQLLDRIL; this comes from the coding sequence ATGGAAGTTTTCTGCACTCGTTTAGGCTGCCCCCGTCCGCTGAATCATTTTGCCGATCTCGATAACAGCGCCATTCTCAAAACAACAGAACAAAAATATTGCACTTGTTGCGGTATGCCGCTGATTTTACAGGGACGCTATCTACCGGTAAAACTACTAGGACAAGGGGGATTTGGTGCGGCTTTTTTGGCACGCGATCGCTATACGCCTGGGATGCGTCAGTGTGTCGTGAAGCAATTCAAGCCCTCTGGTGACTTGAGCGCTACTCAGCTCATGACTGCCCAAACCCTATTTGAACGGGAAGCAGTCGTCTTAGAGCAACTTGGCGATCGCCACGACCAAATCCCCGATTTGTTGGCTTTTTTTGAACTAAGCGTCCCGAGTTGGCAACCCAATAAACAGGAACGGTTTTTTTATCTCGTTCAAGAGTTTATCGACGGTGAAACTCTAGAAGCAGAACTAGAATCTCAAGGTCGGTTCTCCGAATCGCAGGTCTTGCAACTGCTCTACGCCATTTTACCCGTTTTACAGTTCGTTCACGAGCAAAAAGCGATTCACCGGGATATCAAACCTTCTAATATCATCCGCGATCGCCACGGTAAGCTTTACTTACTCGATTTTGGTGCGGTCAAACAAGTGACGAGCCAAGTAGGAGGAGCGCAATCTGCTTCGACCGGAATTTATTCTATGGGTTTTGCCCCTCCAGAACAAGTCTCAGGTGGGGAAGTTTACCCTTCTACAGACTTGTATGCCTTGGCTGTAACCGCAGTCAACCTACTCACTGGTAAAAAACCCACAGATTTATATGATGCCGGTCGCAATCAATGGCATTGGCGAATGCATGTTGAAGTGAGCAATGGCCTTGCCAGCATTCTTACCAAGATGCTATCAGCTCAACCGCAGCAGCGCTATCAGTCAGCTGCCACAGTCCTCGCCGCTCTGCACCAGCTCGATCGCCCCACCCCTACACCACCTACTCCCCCACCAATAACCAGGCGACCGAGTTTTGCTCTGTGGGAGGTTTTAACAGGAGCGGCTTTTAGCGGTTTTGAAGGCGCTTTGCTGGCGATCGCGCTTTCCAGCCTTTTTCCGACTCCCGCTATTGGTTGGGCGATCGCCGCTGTGATTTTAAGTGGTCTAGTTTTTGCCTTATCTCGTCGCTGGATCGAAAAAGTAGATTTATTAATTATTTCAGTAATTTCCTTGATAATTGTGGTTTTTATTCCTGCCCTGCACGCCAATCTCAACGTTTCTAGCATTTTGGTTCTGGCGATCGGTGGCGGACTAATTGCAGTTGCCCTCACAGCTTTATTTAAAATAATTTATCAACTACTCGATCGAATTCTTTAA
- a CDS encoding ABC transporter substrate-binding protein: protein MLQSKKNTVLVLYLIALCLIGPLIFWLSYRSGRGGQQANQPSLNGLLNPPNRNPALQKRISLGNKVLFTADNNPDKQAGVQAFAAGDFSTAVTKFNAALQVKRNDPETWIYLNNASAAAISNTVKIGVSVPVGGNLNVAREMLRGVAQAQYEINHSGGIGGKLVQVQVANDDNNPIVVKQIAAEFANDPDILAVVGHNSSDASIAAAPIYQKSGLVMISPTSVARNLSGVGRFIFRTTPNSRAIADALASYVVKTARKTRIAICADSQAEASRSFQEEFTSSVFENGGYITSTPCDFAAANFNPSEIPSQAVSDGAEALLLAPDVNRMGRAVEVAQANRSRLTLFGSHTMYTYDTLQQGQADVNTMVLSVPWHPSAFPNSSFIANAKRFWGGAGNWRTALTYDATIAIFTGLKASTNREQLQKALSNPGFMFKGATGIVKFLPSGDRQESGTLVRVQPGRYSGTGYDFTPLPSSVDTSLR from the coding sequence ATGTTGCAAAGCAAAAAAAACACTGTCCTGGTTCTCTATCTCATCGCCCTCTGCCTGATCGGACCGCTGATTTTTTGGTTGAGTTATCGCAGTGGTAGAGGAGGGCAACAAGCAAATCAACCATCTCTCAATGGATTGCTCAATCCCCCCAACCGCAACCCAGCTTTGCAAAAACGAATTAGTTTAGGTAATAAAGTTTTATTTACAGCCGACAATAATCCAGACAAACAAGCAGGAGTACAAGCTTTTGCCGCAGGAGATTTTTCCACGGCAGTCACCAAATTTAATGCGGCTTTGCAGGTGAAGCGCAACGATCCCGAAACGTGGATTTATTTAAATAATGCTTCGGCAGCTGCAATTAGCAATACAGTTAAAATCGGTGTTAGCGTTCCTGTAGGAGGTAACTTAAACGTTGCCAGAGAGATGCTGCGGGGCGTGGCACAGGCACAATACGAGATCAATCACAGTGGTGGGATTGGCGGAAAGCTGGTTCAAGTGCAAGTTGCCAATGACGATAATAACCCCATTGTGGTTAAACAGATCGCGGCTGAATTTGCCAACGATCCAGATATTCTCGCAGTAGTAGGACATAACTCTAGCGATGCATCCATCGCCGCTGCTCCCATCTATCAAAAAAGCGGTTTGGTGATGATTTCGCCCACTAGCGTAGCGCGAAACTTAAGTGGAGTTGGTAGATTTATCTTTCGGACTACGCCAAATTCAAGAGCGATCGCAGATGCTTTGGCTAGCTACGTTGTGAAAACAGCACGCAAAACCAGAATTGCGATCTGTGCGGATTCTCAGGCAGAAGCAAGTCGCTCGTTTCAAGAGGAGTTCACTTCTAGCGTGTTTGAAAATGGCGGTTATATCACCAGTACCCCCTGCGATTTTGCTGCTGCTAATTTTAACCCTAGCGAAATTCCCTCTCAAGCAGTCAGCGATGGAGCAGAAGCTTTGCTACTAGCACCAGATGTAAATAGAATGGGTCGTGCAGTGGAAGTAGCGCAAGCAAATCGCAGTCGATTAACTTTGTTCGGCAGCCACACAATGTATACGTACGACACGCTGCAGCAAGGACAAGCCGATGTTAATACTATGGTGCTTTCTGTACCTTGGCATCCTTCTGCTTTCCCCAATAGTTCTTTCATTGCCAATGCTAAGCGGTTTTGGGGTGGGGCGGGTAATTGGCGAACTGCATTGACTTACGATGCAACAATTGCTATTTTTACGGGTTTAAAAGCAAGTACGAATCGCGAACAACTACAGAAGGCTTTATCTAATCCTGGTTTTATGTTTAAAGGGGCAACTGGGATAGTCAAGTTTTTACCGTCAGGCGATCGCCAAGAATCAGGAACTCTAGTTAGAGTTCAGCCTGGTAGATACTCCGGCACGGGTTACGATTTTACTCCCTTACCTAGTTCGGTTGACACGAGCCTTCGTTGA
- a CDS encoding MgtC/SapB family protein has protein sequence MTWVDFAIRLLLAFILGAAIGSERQWRRTRSVLKTNVLVSLGAAMFVMLSAMIPGDASPTRIAAQVVSGIGFLGGGVILREGTSVRGLNTAATLWCAAAVGSLVGAGLLFQAYFGTLAVVGANLLLRPMVQWFQQLDEQLITHTKVETRYCCRLICLTEDEVAVRAVLLAQTTPGQMILNELSSKNINSKDLDNFSSVEIKAEYTSNGRNDRLMEEIVMQLRSQIKVTAIKWEVVTEDTD, from the coding sequence ATGACTTGGGTAGATTTTGCAATTCGCCTGCTACTGGCATTCATTCTCGGTGCGGCAATTGGCAGCGAAAGACAATGGCGGCGAACTCGCTCGGTACTGAAAACAAATGTGTTGGTGTCTCTTGGTGCTGCTATGTTCGTCATGCTCTCGGCAATGATTCCCGGCGATGCCAGTCCTACACGTATAGCAGCCCAAGTTGTCTCTGGGATTGGCTTTTTGGGTGGCGGCGTGATTTTGCGGGAAGGAACCAGCGTGCGCGGACTCAATACCGCAGCTACCCTCTGGTGTGCTGCTGCCGTGGGTAGTTTGGTCGGGGCAGGATTGCTATTTCAAGCTTATTTCGGCACTTTAGCAGTGGTAGGAGCAAATCTACTTTTGCGCCCGATGGTACAGTGGTTTCAACAGTTGGACGAGCAATTGATTACGCACACAAAAGTAGAAACTCGCTATTGCTGTCGCCTCATTTGTTTAACCGAAGACGAAGTAGCTGTGAGGGCTGTGCTACTGGCACAAACTACACCAGGACAAATGATATTGAATGAATTGTCTAGTAAAAATATTAACAGTAAAGATCTCGATAACTTCTCTTCAGTAGAAATCAAGGCAGAATATACTTCCAATGGTCGTAACGATCGATTGATGGAAGAGATTGTCATGCAGTTGCGATCGCAAATAAAAGTGACTGCAATTAAGTGGGAAGTAGTTACAGAAGATACAGATTGA